The proteins below are encoded in one region of Drosophila santomea strain STO CAGO 1482 chromosome 3R, Prin_Dsan_1.1, whole genome shotgun sequence:
- the LOC120451256 gene encoding 3-hydroxyisobutyryl-CoA hydrolase, mitochondrial isoform X3: MGPIQRLVYTFGQRTCSQLPMIGSAAISNTKPTTMALSVRQSSSSVLATESSNKGMIILNRPKALNAINLEMVRKIYKHLKKCEKSKSLVIIKGTGEKAFCAGGDVRALVEAGPTDESKSFFREEYSTNALIGNYKIPYIAIIDGITMGGGVGLSVHGKYRVASDRTLFAMPETAIGLFPDVGGSHFLPRLQGKLGLYLGLTGYRLRGGDVFYSGIATHYCESSKIPDLETALLNCPDADDVPELLQKYHSTPEKPFSLQPVLEQINKNFSADSVEGILENLQNDGSEWAKKTLETLSKMSPTSMKVTFRQLELGSQLSLAQCLIMEYRLAVRHLERSDFKEGVRALLIDKDQKPQWQPTKLADVTEEHVQWFFRKLPDTEELKLE; the protein is encoded by the exons ATG GGCCCAATTCAAAGGTTGGTGTACACATTCGGTCAGCGCACCTGTAGCCAATTGCCGATGATCGGCTCAGCAGCGATATCcaacacaaaaccaacaacaatGGCCCTCTCCGTCCGCCAATCCTCCTCCTCCGTGCTGGCCACGGAGTCCTCCAACAAGGGAATGATTATTCTGAATCGTCCCAAGGCGCTTAACGCCATTAACTTGGAGATGGTACGTAAGATCTACAAGCACCTGAAGAAGTGCGAGAAGTCCAAGTCGCTGGTGATCATCAAGGGCACAGGTGAAAAGGCCTTCTGTGCCGGTGGAGATGTGCGTGCTCTGGTCGAGGCGGGACCTACGGATGAATCAAAGAGCTTCTTCCGGGAGGAGTACAGCACGAATGCCCTGATCGGAAACTATAAGATTCCCTATATCGCCATCATCGACGGTATTACTATGGGCGGTGGCGTGGGTCTGAGTGTGCACGGCAAGTACCGTGTGGCCAGCGATCGGACGCTGTTCGCCATGCCCGAGACGGCGATTGGCCTCTTCCCGGATGTGGGTGGATCACACTTCCTGCCTCGACTGCAGGGAAAGTTGGGCCTTTACCTGGGTCTCACTGGATATCGACTGCGCGGAGGCGATGTCTTTTACTCGGGCATTGCCACGCACTATTGCGAGAGCAGCAAGATCCCCGATCTCGAGACGGCGCTGCTTAACTGCCCGGATGCGGATGATGTGCCTGAGCTGCTGCAGAAGTACCATTCCACGCCAGAAAAGCCCTTCTCGCTGCAGCCTGTCCTGGAGCAGATTAACAAGAACTTTTCGGCGGATTCGGTGGAGGGGATTCTGGAGAATCTCCAGAATGACGGCAGTGAATGGGCCAAGAAAACGCTTGAG ACCCTCTCGAAGATGTCTCCCACCTCGATGAAGGTTACATTCCGTCAGCTAGAGCTCGGATCACAGCTATCTTTGGCTCAGTGTCTTATTATGGAGTATCGTCTGGCCGTGCGTCACTTGGAGCGCAGTGATTTCAAGGAAGGTGTTCGCGCTCTGCTCATCGACAAGGATCAGAAGCCCCAGTGGCAGCCAACTAAGCTGGCCGATGTTACAGAGGAGCATGTGCAGTGGTTCTTCCGCAAGCTGCCGGATACCGAGGAACTCAAGCT CGAATAA
- the LOC120451256 gene encoding 3-hydroxyisobutyryl-CoA hydrolase, mitochondrial isoform X1 — protein sequence MQGPIQRLVYTFGQRTCSQLPMIGSAAISNTKPTTMALSVRQSSSSVLATESSNKGMIILNRPKALNAINLEMVRKIYKHLKKCEKSKSLVIIKGTGEKAFCAGGDVRALVEAGPTDESKSFFREEYSTNALIGNYKIPYIAIIDGITMGGGVGLSVHGKYRVASDRTLFAMPETAIGLFPDVGGSHFLPRLQGKLGLYLGLTGYRLRGGDVFYSGIATHYCESSKIPDLETALLNCPDADDVPELLQKYHSTPEKPFSLQPVLEQINKNFSADSVEGILENLQNDGSEWAKKTLETLSKMSPTSMKVTFRQLELGSQLSLAQCLIMEYRLAVRHLERSDFKEGVRALLIDKDQKPQWQPTKLADVTEEHVQWFFRKLPDTEELKLE from the exons ATG CAGGGCCCAATTCAAAGGTTGGTGTACACATTCGGTCAGCGCACCTGTAGCCAATTGCCGATGATCGGCTCAGCAGCGATATCcaacacaaaaccaacaacaatGGCCCTCTCCGTCCGCCAATCCTCCTCCTCCGTGCTGGCCACGGAGTCCTCCAACAAGGGAATGATTATTCTGAATCGTCCCAAGGCGCTTAACGCCATTAACTTGGAGATGGTACGTAAGATCTACAAGCACCTGAAGAAGTGCGAGAAGTCCAAGTCGCTGGTGATCATCAAGGGCACAGGTGAAAAGGCCTTCTGTGCCGGTGGAGATGTGCGTGCTCTGGTCGAGGCGGGACCTACGGATGAATCAAAGAGCTTCTTCCGGGAGGAGTACAGCACGAATGCCCTGATCGGAAACTATAAGATTCCCTATATCGCCATCATCGACGGTATTACTATGGGCGGTGGCGTGGGTCTGAGTGTGCACGGCAAGTACCGTGTGGCCAGCGATCGGACGCTGTTCGCCATGCCCGAGACGGCGATTGGCCTCTTCCCGGATGTGGGTGGATCACACTTCCTGCCTCGACTGCAGGGAAAGTTGGGCCTTTACCTGGGTCTCACTGGATATCGACTGCGCGGAGGCGATGTCTTTTACTCGGGCATTGCCACGCACTATTGCGAGAGCAGCAAGATCCCCGATCTCGAGACGGCGCTGCTTAACTGCCCGGATGCGGATGATGTGCCTGAGCTGCTGCAGAAGTACCATTCCACGCCAGAAAAGCCCTTCTCGCTGCAGCCTGTCCTGGAGCAGATTAACAAGAACTTTTCGGCGGATTCGGTGGAGGGGATTCTGGAGAATCTCCAGAATGACGGCAGTGAATGGGCCAAGAAAACGCTTGAG ACCCTCTCGAAGATGTCTCCCACCTCGATGAAGGTTACATTCCGTCAGCTAGAGCTCGGATCACAGCTATCTTTGGCTCAGTGTCTTATTATGGAGTATCGTCTGGCCGTGCGTCACTTGGAGCGCAGTGATTTCAAGGAAGGTGTTCGCGCTCTGCTCATCGACAAGGATCAGAAGCCCCAGTGGCAGCCAACTAAGCTGGCCGATGTTACAGAGGAGCATGTGCAGTGGTTCTTCCGCAAGCTGCCGGATACCGAGGAACTCAAGCT CGAATAA
- the LOC120451256 gene encoding 3-hydroxyisobutyryl-CoA hydrolase, mitochondrial isoform X2 has product MQGPIQRLVYTFGQRTCSQLPMIGSAAISNTKPTTMALSVRQSSSSVLATESSNKGMIILNRPKALNAINLEMVRKIYKHLKKCEKSKSLVIIKGTGEKAFCAGGDVRALVEAGPTDESKSFFREEYSTNALIGNYKIPYIAIIDGITMGGGVGLSVHGKYRVASDRTLFAMPETAIGLFPDVGGSHFLPRLQGKLGLYLGLTGYRLRGGDVFYSGIATHYCESSKIPDLETALLNCPDADDVPELLQKYHSTPEKPFSLQPVLEQINKNFSADSVEGILENLQNDGSEWAKKTLETLSKMSPTSMKVTFRQLELGSQLSLAQCLIMEYRLAVRHLERSDFKEGVRALLIDKDQKPQWQPTKLADVTEEHVQWFFRKLPDTEELKL; this is encoded by the exons ATG CAGGGCCCAATTCAAAGGTTGGTGTACACATTCGGTCAGCGCACCTGTAGCCAATTGCCGATGATCGGCTCAGCAGCGATATCcaacacaaaaccaacaacaatGGCCCTCTCCGTCCGCCAATCCTCCTCCTCCGTGCTGGCCACGGAGTCCTCCAACAAGGGAATGATTATTCTGAATCGTCCCAAGGCGCTTAACGCCATTAACTTGGAGATGGTACGTAAGATCTACAAGCACCTGAAGAAGTGCGAGAAGTCCAAGTCGCTGGTGATCATCAAGGGCACAGGTGAAAAGGCCTTCTGTGCCGGTGGAGATGTGCGTGCTCTGGTCGAGGCGGGACCTACGGATGAATCAAAGAGCTTCTTCCGGGAGGAGTACAGCACGAATGCCCTGATCGGAAACTATAAGATTCCCTATATCGCCATCATCGACGGTATTACTATGGGCGGTGGCGTGGGTCTGAGTGTGCACGGCAAGTACCGTGTGGCCAGCGATCGGACGCTGTTCGCCATGCCCGAGACGGCGATTGGCCTCTTCCCGGATGTGGGTGGATCACACTTCCTGCCTCGACTGCAGGGAAAGTTGGGCCTTTACCTGGGTCTCACTGGATATCGACTGCGCGGAGGCGATGTCTTTTACTCGGGCATTGCCACGCACTATTGCGAGAGCAGCAAGATCCCCGATCTCGAGACGGCGCTGCTTAACTGCCCGGATGCGGATGATGTGCCTGAGCTGCTGCAGAAGTACCATTCCACGCCAGAAAAGCCCTTCTCGCTGCAGCCTGTCCTGGAGCAGATTAACAAGAACTTTTCGGCGGATTCGGTGGAGGGGATTCTGGAGAATCTCCAGAATGACGGCAGTGAATGGGCCAAGAAAACGCTTGAG ACCCTCTCGAAGATGTCTCCCACCTCGATGAAGGTTACATTCCGTCAGCTAGAGCTCGGATCACAGCTATCTTTGGCTCAGTGTCTTATTATGGAGTATCGTCTGGCCGTGCGTCACTTGGAGCGCAGTGATTTCAAGGAAGGTGTTCGCGCTCTGCTCATCGACAAGGATCAGAAGCCCCAGTGGCAGCCAACTAAGCTGGCCGATGTTACAGAGGAGCATGTGCAGTGGTTCTTCCGCAAGCTGCCGGATACCGAGGAACTCAAGCTGTAA